One window of the Saccopteryx bilineata isolate mSacBil1 chromosome 2, mSacBil1_pri_phased_curated, whole genome shotgun sequence genome contains the following:
- the SSR3 gene encoding translocon-associated protein subunit gamma, which yields MAPKGGSKQQSEEDLLLQDFSRNLSAKSSALFFGNAFIVSAIPIWLYWRIWHMDLIQSAVLYSVMTLVSTYLVAFAYKNVKFVLKHKVAQKREDAVSKEVTRKLSEADNRKMSRKEKDERILWKKNEVADYEATTFSIFYNNTLFLVLVIVASFFILKNFNPTVNYILSISASSGLIALLSTGSK from the exons ATGGCACCCAAGGGCGGCTCCAAGCAGCAGTCCGAGGAGGACCTGCTTCTCCAGGATTTCAGCCGCAACCTCTCGGCCAAGTCCTCCGCGCTCTTCTTCGGGAACGCCTTCATCGTGTCCGCCATTCCCATCT GGTTATACTGGCGAATATGGCATATGGACCTTATTCAGTCTGCTGTTCTGTATAGTGTGATGACCCTAGTAAGCACTTACCTGGTAGCCTTTGCCtacaaaaatgtgaaatttgTTCTCAAGCACAA agTAGCGCAGAAGAGGGAAGATGCTGTCTCCAAAGAAGTGACTCGAAAGCTTTCTGAAGCTGATAATAGAAAGATGTCTCGGAAGGAAAAAGATGAAAG GATCTTGTGGAAGAAGAATGAAGTTGCTGATTATGAAGCCACAACATTTTCCATCTTCTATAACAACACCCTATTCCTGGTCTTGGTCATTGTTGCATCCTTCTTTATATTGAAGAACTTCAACCCCACTGT AAACTACATTTTGTCCATAAGTGCTTCCTCAGGCCTCATCGCCCTCCTGTCTACTGGCTCCAAGTAG